The genomic interval GTATGGTGTCCTCAAGGCTTGGCTCTTATAACGCACTCTTCTTCCCATCCTCACATAGGTGTTCAATTGTGGTTCGGTGTTGCACATTACATCTGGTGTGTTCTACGACATTCAACCATGTTCGGTTTGAGAAATAATGACGAACCATTGCTCATCCGTCAAGTACTCGTTCAAAGTGCAAACATACATCGTTGAAAAATAAtgacgaaccgtcaactgctcaaccaaaattaaaacaaatgtaaacacaaaaggaaataacaaaaaaacccATAAACTAAGAACCAAGAACCGAATACCCTAACCAAAAACCAAATACCCTAACCACAACATCAACGAAAGCCGACAACAAGAACGCAACAACGCAACAACCCAagaacccaaacccaaaaccatATCAGACCCAACAACGCAGGGGACAACaaaatgtgagagagagaaCGAAATCTGTGACAAAAACAGGCAAATGGTATATTTGGAAAGgaaaatttttcaaactcttttcattttggtgcccagattttgaaaaagaaaaataaaataatccaaCCAATGACAGCTTGACACGTGTGTGTGTCAAAAGtgtgtcaaaaaagttgtgttaaaaTAACGGAATCCGACTATTATAACTCCATCAAAGAGAGTTCACCAAAATCCACCAATTTCTCCACCACGCAACCTTTCCCATCTAAATTGTCTAGATTCCTTCCACTAACAAAGTTcgtaattataaatttttatcagTATCATGTGTAAggtaattgttataaaaatgaatagatttattataaaaatgaatacgtttattataaaaatggttGCCAACATCTTGTTAAATTATCTTCGACtaaaatatatactttgttGAAACCATCCAatcatattaacaaaattttcagGGAGCACATTGTAGACAAGCTTAGTACGTAGCTTTCTTTTAGCAATCAACGTTTGTCTCACATTCACTTCATTTGAAAGCTTTCACAAGCAGCTAAATCTCCAACAGAGTAACGCCATAGCATTAATCCCTATGGACAGACAGCAAAAAGGAAAAAGCCAAACAGAATTTGGTTCAAATTAAGCATATCCTTATCAGATGATCAATGCAAGGAGAATATCCACATAAACAAGTACCAAATAATCACAACTTTCTCTCGTTCACATCCACAAAGCATAGAAGTAAACGTCCATGGCTGCattcaaacactttcaaacttCCATCAAcatttgttttctatttatatatataagggAAAGTGTTGATGGTGAGAGAAGAGAAGACAATAAAGGGCAAGCACATAGTGAAGAAAGTATAAGGAAGCTTGTTAAGAATGGCACTGGAAGTGCTTGAAGCGCTTGATTCAGCGCGAACCCAATGGTACCATGTTACGGCCATCGTGATCGCTGGCATGGGGTTCTTCACCGACGCCTACGACCTTTTCTGTATTTCCACTGTTTCCAAACTTCTGGGACGATTGTACTACTTCGATCCTAGCTCCGACAAGCCGGGGAAGCTCCCAACATCAGTAAACAACTTCGTCATTGGTGTCGCCATTGTCGGAACCCTCTCCGGCCAGCTAGTCTTTGGCTGGCTCGGCGATAAACTCGGCCGGAAAAAGGTCTACGGAATCACCCTCATCCTCATGGTTCTCTGCGCCATTGCCTCCGGTCTCTCATTCGGTGCCAGCGCGAAATCCGTAATGGGAACACTGTGTTTCTTCCGCTTCTGGCTTGGCTTTGGTATCGGCGGCGACTACCCCCTATCCGCTACTATCATGTCGGAGTATGCCAACAAGAGGACACGAGGGGCGTTTATAGCTGCAGTGTTCGCCATGCAGGGCGTGGGAATCATCTTCGCGGGGCTTGTCTCCATGACACTCTCCGCGCTTTTCCAATCCTATTACCATGCTCCGACGTATACCCAAAACCGCGTCCTGTCCACGCGACCGGAGGCTGATCTTCTATGGCGGTTGGTTCTCATGATCGGTGCCATTCCGGCGTTGTTGACTTACTACTGGCGAATGAAGATGCCAGAAACGGGGCGTTACACTGCCATCATAGAAGGTAACGCAAAACAAGCTGCGGCGGATATGGCGAGAGTTTTGGACATTGAAATCCAAGCGGAGCAGGATAAGATTGCGGAGTTCAACGCAGCGAATAACTACCCTTTGTGGTCGAACGAGTTCTTTAACCGTCATGGGCGTCATTTGATCGGAACCATGAGCTCATGGTTTCTTCTTGACATCGCTTTTTACAGCCAGAATCTAACCCAGAAGGATATTTTCCCTGCCATCGGACTCATAGACAAAGATTTTAACATGAGCGCCATCGGTGAAGTGTTCCAGACGTCACGTGCCATGTTCGTGATCGCTCTGGTGGGGACCTTCCCCGGTTACTGGTTCACCGTCTTCTTCATCGAGAAGCTGGGGCGCTACAAGATCCAACTCGTTGGCTTCTTCATGATGTCATTTTTCATGTTTGTGATCGGTGTGAAGTACGATTACCTCAAGAACGAGAACAAGGGCCTCTTCGCCCTTCTCTACGGCTTGACGTTCTTCTTCGCAAACTTCGGACCCAACAGCACGACCTTCGTGCTTCCCGCGGAGCTGTTTCCAACGCGGGTGAGGAGCACGTGCCATGCGCTGAGTGCAGCGGCGGGGAAGGCTGGGGCACTGGTGGGGACATTCGGAATACAGAGCTTGACGGTGGGTGGTGACACGTACAAGATTAAGAAGGCGATGATTTTGCTGGCGGTGACTAACCTGTTAGGGTTCTTCTGCTCGTTCTTGGTTACTGAGACTAAGGGTAGATCGTTGGAGGAGATTTCCGGTGAGGATGGAAGAGAGAGTGAACTGACGGCAACGCCCAACGATTATAGGGTTCCGGTGTCAAGGACAGAGACCATGTGAAGAtgaactgattgaattgcatgttgcTGCACCCAGGTTTATTACAGTATATGATAATAATCAAAACAATGGTAACCCATACTAATAATAATCATAGCAACAATGGGGCCAAAATTTATGCTTTTTTGTGTCTCATGGTATATGTTTATTCTACCAATAAGAGATCGGATTCGTGTTTGCGAGATCAATACATCTCAAGCTAGGATTCGATCGAGTGTGAAtgttgttaatatattttatattaatattaaaaaggagcatcattaaaagaaaattgtaagtTTTCAATGCTAGTCTTTCAATTGCTTTAAAGGGGCAGGAATCAAgatatatattcaataaaaaaaattgctaattttattttgactgtaataataataaataagctaattaaacatgtatttagtaatatttaacaattgtaacatatttttattgattaatatgtaattaaggtcaattgtatattaattaaacGTGTTTCTGCATTTTTCTTGGCTCATCTCTCATCTCGTGGAAGTCCAAAAAGCATAACATTGTTTCCAGATCTTTCACTGAACCAGAATATGGTGCCTTAGCATCTACTGTGTGAGATACAATGGATAAAATATCTTCTCCAAGACCTTCAAGTTCAAATGACTAGCACTCTTGTTCTTTATTGTGACAACAAATCCGCAAGACATATAGTTCATAACCAAAGTTTTCACGAAAGAACGAAGCACATAGAACTAGATTGCCATGTGGTTCATGAAAAGATTCAAGCCGATCTCCTACATCTCCTTCCCATTTACTCGCATGATCATTTAGCAAATATCTTTACCAAGTTTTCCTATGTTGTTAGGTTTCGATCCATCGTACCCAAGTTTGGATTAGTGAGTATACACCATCCAACTTGAGAGGATGCTTTTGGAGTTGTTAGAATCAGTTAGATTACTGCCTAATTGCAATAATCATTTAATGTTGTTAGTTAGGGTTTTaaagtttctatttttcttccttttccttgaACCCCATATTTAGGGTTCCCCTTTTCCCTTCTTTTAATATACAACACATAACAGAAGTAGAAGCAAtaacatcataaaaataaagCTTGAGTTTTTCTCTTACCTGTTTTTCTCCTTGCTTCTTTTCTCTGCCTCTACTTTCGCTCCTCCATGGATGAGGTTTGCTTCCTTCGCCATAGAGAAAAAGTTGAGAGCTTTCTTTATCCGACATACCATTTGTAAAAGAATAgaaatttatactttaaaaagaaataaaaaatatcaaatgaataatgaaaaagatttgtATGTATGAAAGAATGATTtcagtatattttattttccaaaggAATCAGGTTGATCACTGTCCTTTGCTTGTTTAAgttactaaatttaaaattgctaATAGGCCATTTTCTTTTAGATTCTTCAAAATATGGCTCTGCGAAATCTAGATTGTAAaactgttattaaaaaattcttggtttgaatttattatttgttatccCATGTTTATactacaaaattaaagaaagttttAAAAGTTTGGAATAAACAAGTTGTTTGAAACGTACATGAGGTTATAGCTGAAAAACAAGTTCTTAAAATTGTTCAGTAGGAGTTAGAAACTACTATAGAATCTGATcttaataaattgttaaataagGAATTTCAAGTTATGGTTGAATCAAATAGTGCTCTGGAGTGTCAATAAAAAGGCAAATTTGTTCTGGTTTAAAGATAGAAATACATCCTTTTTTTCATAAGATAGTTAAAAAAGCGTCAAAATTCTAGTGGTATTTCTAGTCTAAGTACCAACTGGTATCTTAGATGATTCGGTACAAATAGAAAATCATGTACATGGTCGGAGAAAAACATTGGATTATACTGATTTTTGAAACAtgctttacttctttttttcgATTATGGAAGAAGTATTAAACCGTGGTATTTTTTTCTGGTTGCTAATAGGAAAATGTTGCCTATGATTGGATctaaggtttttcttttccttctgtTCTTTATGCTGACGACATTTTGGTGTATGGTCGAGTTTATAAGCAAATTTTGACTAATCTTATAAAACTTTTGTCCTTATATGGTTCTTCTTTGGGTCAAAAGATAAATCATTCTAAGAGTATTTTTTTCTACTAATTATATTCTTGGAGAGtgattagaaaattttaatggataataatactttcacaacattttaatattatttccgTGTCATTTTATGATTAGTTCATgatgatgtttatgattattattattgattatggaataACTTTGAACTAATCACGTAATAATTCATAGATGATTTCTTGAGAGTTAGCTTATGAATAGAATTTAGACACCTCTCATGCTGTTCTcatacataaattattattgcaTAAGAGTCTTTTcatattagttaaaaataaaatttatattgatttttgaaaaagtatAGAAGCaattatattagttaaaaataaaatttatatggatGTGGTGTTCTATGTGTTCCTTATGCAGAGCAGAACGTGAGTGTAttcaatcatttattttttttattattttgttgcaGTGATTCTATGGTCTTGCATGGTCTGTTTCCTTTATCTGAATTGGTCTTCTGggaatcatttaattttttttttcttaaacttgaTATATAGTATAAAATTGATCCCTTTAGTAGCTGTAACTTTATAGGAGGAGAAGgaataatgatatatttcaCTGCATAATTTCTATGCATATTATAAGGAGCTACATTCTATTGATTGATATAATGGATTTTTctactttgaatttttttcaatactAAATTGGGAAAACATATTATataggtttaattttttatcatttttatttatataggttTGCTTCGATctcatgttttattttgtatttttttattttatttattaataaaattttgcatGTGATGAGATGATACTTGTACTTTAAAATAACCGAAGTTGGAATGATAAGGTAGTTAAAATATCTGCATAATTAAGACGAGGgcaaaatacataataatatataacatgaatttataaaataaaaatttaacattattttttatgatcaagatataaaatgacaaaatacatcataatatataacatgaatttaaaaaaaaaaaaaaaaagcttaacattatttttatgatcaaaATATAAggattattttaattgataataattaaCCCTTACCTACCTATATCTCAATCAATCTatccaaaatattataaattcttcAATTATAAACAATATCTTATTATGTcactgaataaaaaaaatattctataaaatttGAAACACTTACAAatcatacataataaaatatatatatatatatatatatatatatatatatatatatatatattaaatatcaattatttaagatattttaaataataaatgttgaCACTAATGTTATcagtagaaaaaaaattccaacAATGTTCcgtattatataattaaaaaaaagtaaaatataattaacctagaaataaaatagataaaataaaataattataacgtTGATATTATCAGTAATTATTTAACCTTTTAGAATGGTGGAAGAAACTTTTTctaacttatttatatattttgtttcaagATAATAAATGAAGTAACAATTTTCTGgatgaaaaaagataaataagagCTGACATACAATCTTaatcaacaaataaataatacatttgtttttaaaattttattattttctaaacataataagacaaaaatttcttatgaaaaatatgtattttttaaaaaaatatatattcggTAAAGTGTCATAACGagattgtataaaaaattatgatagtttgataatattttactgATAACATTTTAACGTATCATTGTTTgattgaacaaaatataatgttCTCAAAATATGGTTATCCTAAATGTAAGAGACAGCTTTAGCCAGTACGTGGGTTGTTTTGCCCACCTGATACACAAAATTGGtgaaaaataagacaaaagttGGTGGTTAGAAAATTTTGTGGACCCATTCGGTGGCTGCAAAAGAAAGCTGCGCAATAGGTCCAACAAAGAACCAGTTGCCATGCACTGGTTGGCACAGGCGACCAGTTACAACCTCTGACTTCAAACCCAGGGGcgaataaaacaaaacaacatgaACTTTTGTTAATTAGCTAGGTTCCAGAGacaaaaatatggaaaaaaatgATAGTTAAATGGAGTCCACAGACATGAAAGAAAACCATAATCAAAGTTGGTGGTAATGGAATTgaattaaggaaaatgatattttaattctaattttttatatcattttgagactgca from Vigna radiata var. radiata cultivar VC1973A chromosome 9, Vradiata_ver6, whole genome shotgun sequence carries:
- the LOC106773789 gene encoding inorganic phosphate transporter 1-11-like translates to MALEVLEALDSARTQWYHVTAIVIAGMGFFTDAYDLFCISTVSKLLGRLYYFDPSSDKPGKLPTSVNNFVIGVAIVGTLSGQLVFGWLGDKLGRKKVYGITLILMVLCAIASGLSFGASAKSVMGTLCFFRFWLGFGIGGDYPLSATIMSEYANKRTRGAFIAAVFAMQGVGIIFAGLVSMTLSALFQSYYHAPTYTQNRVLSTRPEADLLWRLVLMIGAIPALLTYYWRMKMPETGRYTAIIEGNAKQAAADMARVLDIEIQAEQDKIAEFNAANNYPLWSNEFFNRHGRHLIGTMSSWFLLDIAFYSQNLTQKDIFPAIGLIDKDFNMSAIGEVFQTSRAMFVIALVGTFPGYWFTVFFIEKLGRYKIQLVGFFMMSFFMFVIGVKYDYLKNENKGLFALLYGLTFFFANFGPNSTTFVLPAELFPTRVRSTCHALSAAAGKAGALVGTFGIQSLTVGGDTYKIKKAMILLAVTNLLGFFCSFLVTETKGRSLEEISGEDGRESELTATPNDYRVPVSRTETM